The following proteins are co-located in the Planococcus plakortidis genome:
- a CDS encoding cell wall-binding repeat-containing protein: MDRAFKIATSFLMGVSLFGVLPATQTAQAEDLVDADVLEQGDEVSDTFSAEDNEHWYKIDVDPAQVAAHTHFEVSLQSEDELTFTVYPDAERATADQPFDPFSNYSFAERKSTVKFPVAWEGPYYIKVSSYAEELPVDLPEAEEASYTIGFDGVTVKASKPTNDEQCPAELVLDDASGDQKLLDQLRVIRGEVLAQTESGKELTKLYYKLAPFIGYQAVTEAPVRDSLKKNLKQLDGLITSIAENGFQSSKTITAADQKAISELYALALKTAPANLKDDVEAAGQAININKLAGKSVMSAMLPTPYVVKDASINKVIVKVKEGETLTKAEAGTAGIQSVSEFDAEAPKFDQFFVVDLKSGMSAASTNKTLQSLEDLPEVEFVEPVQQYKLHSEDIYYDEQWSLENAGGGFGIEDADIDFEEMTKLAAPQKQGEVITAVIDTGVDYTLADLKNQMVSTGYDFINDDNKAFDDQGHGTHVSGIIAAEADNDYSMTGINQSTKILPVKVLDASGYGDTEQIAYGILYATDQGADVINMSLGGGYSRVLEYAMRYANERGVTIVAASGNDGWEEVSYPASSKYAIAVGATNKLDLVSDYSSYGKDLDLVAPGTDIPSLLPDGNVTLMSGTSMAAPHVAAVAGVLKSINPDLTPGQLENLLTASADDVEFIAEDAPPGFEEDPFFEEDFPYEMEELAPGFDLVSGWGRLNGAQAILALNDKWNLADRISGASRYDTAVEVSKKGWSTSKKAVLATGGDFPDALSAAPLAAYQNAPLLLTKTDSLPQSVKDELKRLKVEEVTLIGGQGAISPMVEMELNELGIKAASIKRISGKNRYETSVNIAKQMKNSTQAVVATGATFADALSIAPVAGSQKMPILLTKPNGLPAEVKAHFAAKAYSKTFIVGGKGAVSDSTAKEIKNPIRLSGASRYETNSAVINHFKASFDKQNMYLSTGANYPDALAGSVLAAKTKAPLVLTAPNGPKAETVKTVQAQLENVTGIYILGGEGALPTSNIQQLFE; this comes from the coding sequence ATGGACCGCGCGTTCAAGATTGCGACGAGTTTTTTGATGGGTGTATCACTTTTTGGCGTTTTACCGGCAACACAAACGGCGCAAGCCGAAGATTTGGTGGATGCAGATGTACTGGAGCAAGGAGATGAGGTAAGCGATACGTTTTCTGCAGAAGACAACGAACATTGGTACAAGATCGATGTCGACCCTGCCCAAGTCGCAGCGCATACGCATTTTGAAGTTTCCCTCCAGTCAGAGGATGAATTGACGTTCACGGTCTATCCGGACGCTGAACGCGCGACCGCCGACCAGCCCTTCGACCCGTTCAGCAATTACAGTTTTGCGGAAAGAAAATCGACGGTGAAATTCCCGGTCGCCTGGGAAGGCCCTTACTACATAAAGGTCTCTTCGTACGCGGAGGAATTGCCGGTGGACTTGCCGGAAGCGGAAGAAGCGAGCTACACGATCGGCTTTGACGGCGTCACCGTAAAAGCGTCGAAACCGACAAACGACGAGCAATGCCCAGCTGAACTTGTCCTGGACGACGCGTCAGGAGACCAGAAGCTGCTTGACCAATTGCGCGTCATCCGCGGCGAAGTGCTTGCCCAGACAGAGAGCGGCAAGGAATTGACCAAGCTCTATTACAAGCTGGCGCCGTTCATCGGCTATCAGGCCGTGACGGAGGCACCTGTCCGCGATTCATTGAAGAAAAACCTCAAGCAGCTCGATGGCTTGATCACGAGCATTGCGGAAAATGGCTTCCAAAGCTCGAAGACGATCACCGCAGCTGACCAGAAAGCGATCAGCGAATTGTACGCGCTCGCGTTAAAAACAGCGCCTGCGAATTTGAAAGACGATGTGGAAGCGGCAGGACAAGCGATCAACATCAACAAGCTGGCCGGAAAATCGGTCATGTCGGCAATGCTTCCGACTCCATACGTTGTAAAAGATGCTTCTATCAATAAAGTCATCGTGAAAGTAAAAGAAGGCGAAACACTGACAAAAGCGGAAGCCGGAACAGCTGGCATCCAGTCGGTTTCAGAGTTTGACGCCGAAGCGCCGAAATTCGACCAGTTCTTCGTGGTGGATTTGAAGTCGGGCATGTCAGCCGCTTCAACGAATAAAACTTTGCAGTCGCTTGAAGACTTGCCGGAAGTCGAATTCGTCGAACCGGTACAGCAATATAAGCTTCATTCAGAGGACATCTATTATGATGAGCAGTGGTCGCTTGAAAATGCGGGAGGCGGCTTTGGTATCGAAGACGCTGACATCGATTTCGAGGAAATGACGAAACTGGCAGCTCCACAAAAGCAAGGAGAAGTCATCACCGCGGTCATCGATACCGGCGTTGATTACACGCTGGCTGACTTGAAGAACCAAATGGTCAGCACAGGCTATGATTTCATCAATGACGACAATAAAGCCTTCGATGACCAAGGACACGGCACGCACGTTTCCGGCATCATTGCAGCGGAAGCGGACAACGATTATTCGATGACGGGCATTAACCAGTCGACGAAAATCCTGCCGGTGAAAGTGCTTGATGCGTCAGGTTACGGCGATACAGAACAAATTGCATATGGCATCCTGTACGCAACAGACCAAGGAGCCGATGTTATCAATATGAGTCTTGGCGGCGGCTATAGCCGTGTCTTGGAATATGCGATGAGATACGCAAACGAACGCGGCGTGACGATCGTCGCAGCTTCAGGAAACGATGGATGGGAAGAAGTTTCTTACCCGGCATCATCAAAATACGCGATCGCTGTCGGCGCAACTAACAAACTTGACCTGGTTTCAGATTACTCGAGCTATGGCAAAGATCTTGACCTCGTCGCTCCGGGTACAGACATTCCAAGCTTGCTGCCGGACGGCAATGTTACGTTGATGTCTGGAACATCCATGGCAGCTCCTCACGTCGCGGCCGTTGCGGGTGTCTTGAAATCGATCAACCCGGATCTCACACCAGGCCAGTTGGAGAATTTACTGACGGCATCAGCGGATGACGTTGAGTTTATCGCAGAAGATGCCCCTCCTGGTTTCGAAGAAGATCCTTTCTTTGAAGAAGATTTCCCGTATGAAATGGAAGAATTGGCGCCTGGCTTTGACCTTGTCTCAGGATGGGGCCGTTTGAACGGCGCACAAGCGATTCTGGCATTGAATGATAAATGGAATCTCGCTGATCGTATCAGCGGGGCAAGCCGCTACGATACAGCGGTGGAAGTATCGAAAAAAGGCTGGAGCACATCGAAAAAAGCGGTCTTGGCAACGGGCGGCGATTTCCCGGATGCCTTGAGCGCAGCGCCGCTTGCAGCGTATCAAAACGCACCTTTGCTACTTACGAAAACCGATTCGCTTCCACAATCGGTAAAAGATGAACTGAAACGCTTGAAAGTGGAAGAAGTGACATTGATCGGCGGACAGGGCGCAATCAGCCCGATGGTCGAAATGGAACTGAACGAACTTGGCATCAAAGCAGCAAGCATCAAACGCATCAGCGGCAAAAACCGCTACGAAACCTCTGTCAATATTGCGAAACAAATGAAGAACTCGACACAAGCAGTCGTCGCAACCGGTGCAACATTTGCGGATGCCTTGTCGATCGCACCGGTAGCCGGCAGCCAGAAAATGCCGATCCTGCTGACGAAACCGAATGGCTTGCCAGCGGAAGTGAAGGCGCATTTCGCCGCGAAAGCCTATAGCAAAACCTTCATCGTCGGCGGTAAAGGCGCTGTTTCCGACAGCACGGCGAAAGAAATCAAAAACCCAATCCGCCTATCCGGCGCATCGCGCTACGAAACGAACAGCGCAGTCATCAACCATTTCAAAGCATCTTTCGATAAGCAGAACATGTACTTGTCGACCGGCGCGAACTATCCCGATGCACTCGCAGGATCCGTTCTGGCAGCGAAAACGAAAGCACCACTCGTCTTGACGGCACCGAACGGGCCAAAAGCGGAAACCGTGAAAACGGTGCAAGCGCAGCTCGAAAACGTCACAGGGATCTACATCCTCGGCGGTGAAGGCGCTTTGCCGACATCAAATATCCAACAATTGTTCGAGTAA
- a CDS encoding DUF5996 family protein has protein sequence MDIIRHSEWAETKFTLHLLSQILGKIKLETAQQEPQWAHVTLAITPNGFTAGLLFQHDRAFQIDLDIHESHVLINVGGHVQAVPLETAKPIKTYFEEVFGALASKGVQLEVNPKPQEMAYKNNLDEDDTPLVFNWEQAMRGLKLFHFALAQQLKFIGPLRCRKMKPALFWGTFDVSSLILPGIPQPYPEDKAIEKAAFDEHFIEYGFWLGDASVDMPAFFVLPYPFINKELDSTRLKPADAYFDASLSEYFLMADKVAGAPDRTIAMQEFFRSTFDILSEELSWPDCSYYFTPLDMPGQQAEK, from the coding sequence ATGGACATCATCAGGCATTCCGAATGGGCCGAGACGAAGTTCACCTTGCATTTGCTGTCGCAGATCCTCGGCAAGATCAAACTCGAAACCGCCCAGCAGGAACCGCAATGGGCACACGTGACGCTCGCCATAACGCCGAACGGCTTTACGGCGGGCTTGTTGTTCCAACACGATCGGGCATTCCAAATCGACTTGGATATTCACGAAAGCCATGTCTTGATCAATGTCGGCGGACATGTGCAAGCCGTGCCGTTGGAGACGGCCAAGCCGATCAAAACCTATTTCGAAGAGGTCTTCGGCGCGCTGGCGTCGAAAGGCGTCCAGTTGGAGGTCAATCCGAAGCCGCAGGAAATGGCTTACAAGAACAATTTGGACGAAGACGACACGCCGCTCGTCTTCAATTGGGAACAGGCGATGCGCGGGCTCAAGTTATTCCATTTCGCGCTTGCCCAACAATTGAAATTCATCGGGCCACTGCGCTGCCGGAAAATGAAACCGGCCTTGTTCTGGGGAACGTTCGACGTCTCATCGCTCATCTTGCCGGGCATCCCGCAGCCGTATCCGGAAGACAAGGCCATCGAAAAAGCGGCGTTCGATGAACATTTCATCGAATACGGTTTCTGGCTCGGCGACGCCAGTGTCGATATGCCGGCGTTTTTCGTGCTGCCGTATCCATTTATCAACAAAGAACTCGACAGCACGCGATTAAAGCCTGCCGATGCGTATTTTGACGCTTCGCTGAGCGAATACTTCCTGATGGCCGATAAAGTTGCAGGCGCGCCAGACCGAACAATAGCGATGCAGGAATTTTTCCGCTCGACTTTTGACATCCTCAGCGAGGAACTCAGCTGGCCGGACTGTTCATATTATTTTACGCCGCTCGATATGCCCGGACAGCAAGCGGAAAAATGA
- a CDS encoding M28 family metallopeptidase gives MKKDHLSGEVKTTGLKKKFLSYTLAGALVLSVSPMALPVAGSGAANVAYAANGNSGAAHDQKIVNRVDAEQAIEHIRYLSEEIGSRPGGLEGEKEAADYVANTLQGLGFDVEYQYFPVADQYIGEAAFSGGTVWEMGAAPNGKVSQQAVEAPVIYVEGGVSAADFPSDTEGKIVLLTRESSNAAYRTQVDNAVEAGAAGVILQSVVGGRGNYGSTFNPNLAKSYDVPVYGAAYIQGEWLKEQLADGAVSLNLTATHYEDLESVNVIATKKAKSKQADAKEVLLTAHMDSVVGAPGANDNASGVGLMLELARVFKSYNTDKDMKFIAFGSEERGLLGARYYIDQLTQAERDKIEAVYNPDMVATSYEKAENLYAMTVDGSSNIVTESTVAAGARLGNSDILPGQFGSSDHVPFHNAGIPAALFIWMGIDSWNPLIYHIEKVYHTPQDTIEDNVSEERMQSALEVIGAGLFDVVRKDVPGVKH, from the coding sequence ATGAAAAAAGACCATCTATCCGGTGAAGTGAAAACGACAGGGCTGAAAAAGAAATTTCTGAGCTATACGCTAGCAGGCGCGCTCGTCTTGAGCGTCTCCCCGATGGCGTTGCCGGTGGCGGGTTCCGGCGCGGCAAACGTCGCCTATGCGGCGAACGGCAATTCGGGCGCCGCGCATGACCAGAAAATCGTCAACCGCGTCGATGCGGAACAGGCGATCGAACATATCCGCTATTTGTCTGAAGAGATCGGTTCCCGGCCGGGCGGACTCGAAGGGGAGAAAGAAGCTGCGGATTATGTCGCAAATACCTTGCAGGGGCTCGGTTTTGACGTTGAGTACCAATACTTCCCGGTTGCGGACCAGTATATCGGGGAAGCGGCATTTTCTGGCGGCACCGTGTGGGAGATGGGCGCTGCGCCGAATGGCAAAGTGAGCCAGCAGGCCGTAGAGGCTCCGGTCATCTACGTAGAGGGCGGCGTCTCGGCAGCGGATTTCCCGTCAGATACCGAAGGCAAGATCGTCCTGTTGACGCGCGAATCGTCGAACGCCGCTTACCGGACACAAGTCGATAACGCAGTCGAAGCGGGAGCTGCAGGCGTCATCCTGCAAAGCGTCGTCGGCGGACGCGGCAACTACGGCTCGACATTCAACCCGAACCTGGCGAAATCCTATGATGTCCCGGTCTACGGCGCGGCGTACATCCAAGGCGAATGGCTGAAAGAACAGCTCGCGGATGGTGCGGTCAGCCTGAATTTGACCGCGACGCATTATGAAGACCTCGAATCCGTCAACGTCATCGCAACGAAAAAAGCGAAATCCAAACAAGCGGACGCCAAGGAAGTGCTGTTGACGGCGCATATGGATAGCGTCGTCGGCGCGCCGGGCGCGAACGATAACGCATCCGGCGTCGGGCTGATGCTGGAACTGGCGCGCGTCTTCAAAAGCTATAACACCGATAAGGACATGAAGTTCATCGCTTTCGGTTCGGAGGAGCGCGGCTTGCTCGGCGCACGTTATTATATCGATCAGCTGACACAGGCAGAACGCGACAAGATCGAAGCGGTCTACAATCCGGACATGGTGGCGACCAGCTACGAGAAAGCGGAAAATCTGTATGCCATGACCGTCGACGGCTCGAGCAACATCGTCACGGAATCGACCGTCGCAGCAGGGGCGCGCCTCGGGAACTCGGATATCCTCCCTGGCCAGTTCGGCTCGAGCGACCATGTGCCGTTCCATAATGCCGGCATCCCGGCTGCGCTCTTCATCTGGATGGGCATCGACAGCTGGAATCCGCTCATTTACCACATCGAAAAAGTCTATCACACGCCGCAAGATACGATAGAAGACAATGTCTCCGAGGAGCGCATGCAATCGGCGCTTGAAGTGATCGGTGCCGGCCTGTTCGATGTCGTAAGGAAAGATGTGCCAGGTGTTAAGCATTAA
- a CDS encoding M20/M25/M40 family metallo-hydrolase: MKWKTAFLSALLVTSSFYATPAGLFEQQAAQAAPGKSGAAFDQKVIARIDEERMYEDVYHLTETIGPRVAGTEAEKETADFLEQRLESYGYEVEVQEFSIPDLVIGHLHTESGDEVLINIPSGSAATAEEGLTAQLYDAGLGYPADYNAEAAGKIALIQRGGFTFAEKVQNAEAAGAAGVLIYNNVDQAGPLNPSLGGNEMDIPVGGITKASGEALKADVLAANGTVTLTVQAFEGATSENIIATRTPKKGGGDGIVHVSAHYDSVPFAAGASDNASGTAVALEIARVLKSYPIDEELRFVFVGAEEIGLLGSRHYVSELTESEVARSTGNFNMDMVGTSWDNATAIYMNTLDGQANIVTETAKATGERIGTPSELILYQRGSSDHVSFYEAGIPAVNFIRREPGTASLEPYYHTPLDTIEFISAERLKEAGDLVGASVYQLIRK; this comes from the coding sequence ATGAAGTGGAAAACAGCGTTTCTATCGGCGTTGCTCGTCACGTCCAGTTTCTACGCAACGCCGGCCGGGCTGTTCGAACAGCAGGCAGCGCAGGCAGCTCCAGGGAAAAGCGGTGCGGCATTTGACCAGAAAGTGATTGCGCGCATCGACGAGGAACGGATGTATGAAGATGTCTACCACCTGACCGAGACAATCGGCCCGCGCGTCGCCGGGACGGAAGCCGAGAAAGAAACCGCGGACTTCCTGGAACAGCGCCTCGAATCCTATGGCTATGAAGTGGAAGTGCAGGAATTCAGCATCCCGGATCTGGTGATCGGGCATTTGCATACCGAATCGGGAGATGAAGTATTGATCAACATTCCATCGGGTTCCGCGGCGACAGCCGAGGAAGGCCTGACGGCGCAGTTATATGATGCGGGGCTCGGTTATCCGGCTGATTACAATGCCGAGGCGGCGGGGAAAATCGCCTTGATCCAGCGCGGCGGCTTCACCTTTGCGGAAAAAGTACAGAATGCCGAAGCAGCAGGAGCTGCCGGCGTCTTGATCTATAACAATGTCGACCAGGCGGGCCCACTTAATCCATCGCTTGGAGGCAATGAAATGGATATCCCGGTCGGAGGGATCACCAAGGCGAGCGGCGAAGCGTTGAAGGCGGACGTCCTGGCGGCGAACGGAACGGTCACCTTGACGGTTCAGGCGTTTGAAGGCGCAACATCCGAAAACATCATCGCGACGCGCACGCCGAAAAAAGGCGGCGGTGACGGCATCGTCCACGTCAGCGCGCATTACGACAGCGTGCCGTTTGCGGCCGGTGCAAGCGACAACGCATCCGGCACCGCGGTCGCGCTCGAGATCGCGCGCGTCTTGAAGAGCTATCCGATTGATGAAGAACTGCGCTTTGTCTTTGTCGGCGCTGAAGAAATCGGCCTCCTCGGCTCGCGCCATTATGTCAGCGAACTGACCGAAAGTGAAGTGGCGAGAAGCACCGGCAACTTCAATATGGACATGGTCGGCACATCATGGGACAATGCCACGGCGATTTACATGAACACGCTCGACGGCCAGGCGAACATCGTGACGGAAACCGCAAAAGCGACAGGCGAACGGATCGGCACGCCATCTGAACTGATCTTGTATCAGCGCGGCTCGTCCGACCATGTGTCGTTCTACGAAGCGGGCATTCCGGCGGTGAACTTCATCCGCCGGGAACCAGGAACAGCAAGTCTTGAACCGTATTACCATACGCCGCTCGATACGATCGAATTCATCAGCGCGGAACGCCTGAAAGAAGCGGGCGATCTGGTCGGCGCATCGGTTTACCAATTGATCCGAAAATAA
- a CDS encoding M3 family oligoendopeptidase: MEQTTAQTWNLTSLYDGKSQSAELKNFMMDLENTIEQAAGQLQNYRGMDARDIKVLWEIINQFQTALLGWEQLDDFAICAYAENVADQSAIALMDDSAVLKAKLTSLQIELDQAFAEFTEAEWQIFTATDRMQAASFYLNKRRQMVKDRLPAELERMISALSVNGLSGWEQQHELVLTKLRVPIEIEGELQEVSIGQALNEAVNGKDRESRKCAAEAVAKTCEVHEDAVAAILNRVAGSRLAIYEQRGWDNKLKEMLEHNRIEEASIDAMLTAIDGNKDLYRAYIERKLKVAGYETAGWFDLESPAFPLSDKVDFGAAKNAISKQFHQFSGKLGHFADRAFDQDWIEAENRPGKAEGGFCASMPLAKESRIFLTYRDTYQDLITLAHELGHAYHNFILHDEPALAQQKGTSVAETASTFMENLVLDAVIEQTADQNERLAMLEIKIRDGLKYVVSVPNMFRFERKFYDQRADGMISAEQIKTMIAEVENDIYAGLVEELALHKWMFIGHFYDAEKAFYNIPYTIGYLFSNGVYEQAKQQPEGFPERYDALLRDSGKMTIEQLGKQYLGADITQVAFWRDAQKSLCSAIEEYLELTEKYWQGIE; encoded by the coding sequence GTGGAACAGACAACAGCGCAAACATGGAATTTAACTTCTTTATATGATGGAAAGAGCCAATCAGCGGAACTAAAAAACTTCATGATGGATTTGGAAAACACGATCGAGCAAGCGGCGGGGCAATTGCAAAACTACCGCGGGATGGACGCACGTGACATTAAGGTCTTGTGGGAAATCATCAATCAATTCCAGACGGCCTTGCTCGGCTGGGAGCAGCTCGATGATTTCGCTATCTGTGCTTATGCAGAAAATGTGGCGGATCAGTCAGCGATCGCTTTGATGGATGACAGCGCCGTGCTGAAAGCAAAACTTACGTCTTTGCAAATCGAGCTGGATCAAGCCTTTGCTGAATTTACCGAGGCAGAGTGGCAAATCTTTACCGCGACTGACCGCATGCAGGCAGCGTCTTTTTATTTGAATAAAAGAAGACAGATGGTCAAAGACCGGTTGCCTGCTGAACTGGAGCGCATGATCAGTGCACTGTCCGTCAATGGCCTGTCGGGGTGGGAACAGCAGCACGAACTGGTCTTGACCAAATTGAGAGTGCCGATTGAAATCGAAGGTGAACTTCAGGAAGTCTCGATCGGCCAGGCACTGAATGAAGCGGTAAACGGCAAAGACCGCGAAAGCCGAAAGTGCGCAGCTGAAGCGGTGGCCAAAACGTGTGAAGTGCACGAGGATGCGGTGGCGGCTATTTTGAACCGTGTGGCGGGATCGCGACTGGCGATCTACGAGCAGCGGGGCTGGGACAATAAACTGAAAGAAATGCTTGAGCACAACCGGATCGAGGAAGCCTCCATCGATGCGATGCTCACGGCCATCGATGGCAATAAGGATTTATACAGAGCGTATATTGAACGGAAATTGAAAGTCGCGGGCTATGAGACAGCCGGCTGGTTCGATCTGGAGTCACCGGCGTTTCCATTGTCGGACAAAGTAGATTTTGGGGCGGCGAAAAATGCCATCAGCAAGCAATTCCACCAGTTCAGCGGTAAGCTCGGCCATTTTGCGGACCGCGCGTTTGACCAAGACTGGATCGAAGCCGAGAACCGGCCGGGTAAAGCAGAAGGCGGCTTTTGCGCGTCGATGCCACTGGCCAAGGAAAGCCGGATTTTCCTGACGTATCGTGATACTTATCAGGACTTGATCACGTTGGCACATGAATTGGGCCATGCTTATCACAATTTCATCCTTCACGACGAGCCTGCGCTTGCGCAGCAAAAAGGCACGAGTGTCGCGGAAACAGCCTCTACTTTCATGGAGAATTTGGTGCTCGATGCGGTGATCGAGCAGACGGCAGATCAAAACGAACGGCTCGCCATGCTTGAAATAAAGATCCGAGATGGCTTGAAATATGTCGTGAGCGTCCCAAATATGTTCCGCTTCGAACGGAAATTTTACGATCAACGGGCAGACGGCATGATTTCCGCAGAACAGATCAAAACGATGATCGCTGAGGTGGAAAATGACATCTACGCCGGATTGGTGGAGGAGCTGGCGCTTCACAAATGGATGTTCATCGGCCATTTCTATGATGCCGAAAAAGCGTTCTACAATATTCCGTACACGATCGGCTATTTATTCAGCAACGGCGTCTACGAACAAGCCAAACAGCAGCCGGAAGGATTCCCGGAACGCTACGATGCGTTATTGCGCGACTCCGGGAAGATGACCATCGAGCAATTGGGCAAACAATACCTTGGTGCGGACATCACGCAAGTGGCGTTTTGGCGTGATGCGCAGAAATCGCTGTGCTCGGCCATTGAAGAATATTTGGAGCTGACTGAGAAGTACTGGCAGGGGATTGAGTGA
- a CDS encoding protein phosphatase 2C domain-containing protein codes for MKTSKNQTSFNWVGSEKHFVDQLDIVQIGPVTVGRFGGNSSTGQTKNEDGCVLWANAVEDWEFTVLLDAHQTAESAELVIAEIGRLETTINDALKLPVKQAFSQLSEILLAMFDSERFKARCSEVQGETAVLCTARKGKFLWWLSVGDCLLYLFHPELEALGELQQNHRSFYEWIGKVNTFDLPVPCFSTGAKELRKGINHILLTTDGLVECPNTDFSNPLEVSKRFDAVSNAEGVTVLLEELKEKNVRDSTTILSWRVEVESESTRPGNEPK; via the coding sequence ATGAAAACCAGCAAGAATCAAACAAGCTTTAACTGGGTCGGAAGCGAAAAGCATTTTGTCGACCAGCTGGACATTGTGCAAATCGGCCCTGTCACAGTCGGGCGGTTCGGCGGTAATTCATCGACAGGGCAAACAAAAAATGAAGATGGCTGTGTGTTATGGGCAAACGCAGTGGAAGACTGGGAATTCACCGTCTTGCTGGACGCCCATCAAACGGCCGAAAGCGCAGAGCTCGTCATTGCGGAAATTGGCCGTTTGGAAACTACGATCAATGACGCGTTGAAGCTGCCGGTTAAACAAGCATTCAGCCAGCTATCTGAAATTCTCCTGGCCATGTTTGACAGCGAACGCTTTAAAGCGAGGTGCAGCGAAGTGCAAGGCGAAACCGCCGTCTTATGCACCGCCCGAAAAGGCAAGTTTTTGTGGTGGCTGTCGGTCGGCGACTGCTTACTGTATCTGTTTCATCCTGAACTCGAAGCGCTTGGGGAGTTGCAGCAGAACCACCGCAGCTTTTACGAATGGATCGGCAAAGTGAATACATTCGATTTGCCGGTGCCGTGTTTTAGCACAGGAGCCAAAGAATTAAGAAAAGGCATAAACCATATTTTGCTGACGACCGATGGGCTGGTGGAATGCCCGAACACCGATTTTTCAAATCCGCTGGAAGTGTCAAAACGTTTTGATGCAGTGTCAAACGCTGAAGGCGTGACGGTTTTATTGGAAGAACTCAAAGAGAAGAATGTCCGCGACAGCACCACGATCTTATCGTGGAGGGTAGAAGTCGAAAGTGAATCCACGCGCCCCGGAAATGAGCCGAAATAG
- a CDS encoding ABC transporter permease produces the protein MSVQIEHDKTAYEEVHPSNAIAGSRRPEPPNALASTMAFAHRALLRIKHVPEQMFDVTVFPIIFLLMFTYLFGGAIAGSTGEYLQFLLPGILVMTVSQITMYTGIDLNNDIRKGIFDRFRTLPIWLPSALVGALLVDVVRYSLASAIMIGLGLILGFRPEGGALGVVGAVLVILLFSFSFSWIWTAAGIIMRSEKSLMMVSFLVVFPLTFVSNVFVDPSTLPSWLQGFVNINPISILATAVRGLMHGNGTWEQIGWVVVVSAIFVVIFAPLTMYLYRRKE, from the coding sequence ATGAGCGTGCAAATCGAACACGACAAAACGGCGTATGAAGAAGTGCATCCGTCGAACGCCATTGCGGGCAGCAGACGGCCGGAACCGCCGAATGCCTTGGCTTCGACAATGGCCTTTGCCCACCGCGCGCTTTTACGCATCAAGCATGTGCCGGAGCAAATGTTTGACGTCACGGTGTTTCCGATCATCTTTCTCTTGATGTTTACGTATTTGTTCGGCGGCGCGATCGCCGGGTCGACGGGTGAATATCTGCAATTTCTCTTGCCCGGCATTTTGGTCATGACGGTTTCGCAAATCACGATGTATACCGGGATCGACTTGAACAACGATATCCGAAAAGGCATATTCGACCGCTTCCGGACCTTGCCGATCTGGCTGCCGTCTGCTTTGGTCGGGGCATTGCTCGTCGACGTCGTCCGCTATTCACTGGCGTCGGCCATTATGATCGGCCTCGGGCTAATTCTCGGATTTCGCCCGGAAGGCGGCGCGCTGGGGGTAGTGGGTGCGGTCTTGGTCATCCTGCTGTTTTCGTTCAGCTTCTCGTGGATTTGGACGGCTGCTGGCATTATCATGCGTTCCGAAAAATCCTTGATGATGGTCAGTTTTTTGGTGGTGTTCCCGCTTACCTTCGTCAGCAATGTGTTCGTCGATCCGTCGACTTTGCCGTCCTGGCTGCAAGGATTCGTCAACATCAACCCGATTTCCATCCTCGCAACAGCCGTTCGTGGGTTAATGCACGGCAATGGGACTTGGGAGCAAATTGGCTGGGTGGTTGTCGTATCTGCGATTTTTGTGGTGATTTTTGCGCCGCTGACGATGTATCTGTACCGGAGAAAAGAATAG